One region of Luteolibacter sp. Y139 genomic DNA includes:
- the rsfS gene encoding ribosome silencing factor, which produces MAVEGLELAKACAKAADEIQAEKIRVWDLRGVSNLTDYMVVCSGSSMPHLRAIMRDVRGNVEEWHGAKPANAEGNADTKWVVLDYIDVMVHVMHEELRDYYGLEELWADAKELDWKA; this is translated from the coding sequence ATGGCTGTAGAAGGACTTGAATTGGCAAAGGCTTGCGCGAAGGCGGCTGACGAAATCCAAGCGGAGAAAATCCGCGTTTGGGACCTGCGCGGGGTGTCGAATTTGACGGATTACATGGTCGTCTGTTCGGGTTCCTCGATGCCGCACCTGCGGGCAATCATGCGCGACGTCCGGGGCAACGTGGAAGAATGGCACGGCGCGAAGCCGGCGAATGCGGAGGGCAATGCCGACACGAAGTGGGTGGTGCTCGATTACATCGACGTGATGGTTCACGTGATGCACGAGGAGCTGCGCGATTACTACGGCCTGGAAGAGCTGTGGGCGGATGCGAAGGAGCTGGATTGGAAAGCCTGA
- a CDS encoding exodeoxyribonuclease III — translation MKLVSWNVNGIRATLGKGLPEFVASERPEILCLQETKAREEQVALPLEFGGYHGFWNSAEKPGYSGTAVFTREQPISVKHGMGIADHDREGRVLTLEYPDFHLVNVYTPNAQDELRRLPYRMQWDDAFRLYLLALEATGKPVIFCGDLNVAHNEIDLARPKDNRKNAGFSDEERASFTKLLGSGFHDTFRHFYPDKTGAYSWWSFRGAARTNNVGWRIDYFGVTKGILGSVKDASIMPHITGSDHCPVTLTLG, via the coding sequence GTGAAACTCGTTTCCTGGAACGTCAATGGCATCCGCGCCACCCTCGGGAAAGGCCTCCCCGAATTCGTCGCCTCTGAGCGCCCGGAAATCCTCTGCCTTCAGGAAACCAAGGCCCGCGAGGAGCAAGTGGCCCTCCCGCTGGAATTCGGCGGCTACCACGGCTTCTGGAATTCCGCCGAAAAACCCGGCTACTCCGGCACCGCGGTTTTCACCCGCGAACAGCCGATTTCCGTGAAACACGGCATGGGAATCGCCGACCACGACCGCGAGGGCCGCGTCCTCACGCTGGAATATCCCGATTTCCATCTGGTGAACGTCTACACCCCGAATGCCCAGGACGAACTCCGCCGCCTGCCCTACCGCATGCAGTGGGACGATGCATTCCGCCTCTACCTCCTCGCCCTCGAGGCCACCGGCAAGCCGGTCATCTTCTGCGGCGACCTGAACGTCGCGCACAACGAAATCGACCTCGCCCGCCCCAAGGACAACCGCAAGAACGCCGGCTTCAGCGATGAAGAGCGTGCCAGCTTCACGAAACTCCTCGGCAGCGGCTTCCACGACACCTTCCGCCACTTTTACCCGGACAAAACCGGCGCCTACTCGTGGTGGAGCTTCCGCGGCGCCGCCCGCACCAACAACGTCGGGTGGCGTATCGACTACTTCGGCGTCACCAAGGGCATCCTCGGCAGCGTCAAGGACGCCTCCATCATGCCGCACATCACCGGCTCGGATCACTGCCCGGTGACCCTGACTTT